One genomic segment of Prochlorococcus marinus str. MIT 0919 includes these proteins:
- the pyrF gene encoding orotidine-5'-phosphate decarboxylase, giving the protein MYLANPQDKIILALDEMDALESLEFVRKIPDLIWVKVGLELFVANGPQVLDELRNEGKKIFLDLKLHDIPNTMARTCYRAAKSGAQLITVHACAGEKALLYANEAALKGAAEASLPEPILLAVTVLTSWSTNEFARDLNIEQPLGKRVEHLASLAHKAGIKGCVCSPLEVKALRKTYPYPFELVTPGIRLYNQGVDDQARVMTPREALTSGASRLVIGRSITKASNPTEIFKRICNEISEYG; this is encoded by the coding sequence ATGTATTTAGCTAACCCACAAGACAAAATAATCCTTGCTTTAGACGAGATGGATGCGTTAGAAAGCCTTGAATTTGTAAGAAAAATACCTGATTTGATTTGGGTGAAGGTTGGCTTGGAATTATTTGTCGCTAATGGTCCCCAAGTGCTTGATGAATTAAGGAACGAGGGAAAAAAAATTTTTCTAGATCTTAAGCTTCATGATATTCCCAATACAATGGCGAGAACTTGTTATAGAGCTGCGAAGAGCGGAGCACAGTTAATAACAGTACATGCTTGTGCAGGCGAGAAGGCGCTGTTGTATGCAAATGAAGCTGCTCTAAAAGGTGCAGCAGAAGCTTCTTTGCCTGAACCGATCCTTTTAGCAGTTACTGTCTTAACAAGTTGGTCTACAAATGAATTTGCTAGAGATCTGAATATAGAACAGCCTTTAGGGAAAAGGGTTGAGCACTTAGCTTCATTAGCTCATAAAGCGGGCATCAAAGGATGTGTATGTTCTCCTTTGGAGGTTAAGGCTTTGAGAAAAACTTACCCTTATCCTTTTGAATTAGTAACCCCTGGGATTCGTTTGTATAATCAAGGAGTAGATGATCAAGCAAGGGTGATGACTCCTCGAGAGGCATTAACTTCTGGAGCATCGAGATTAGTTATTGGGAGATCAATAACTAAGGCTTCAAATCCAACTGAGATTTTTAAAAGGATATGCAATGAAATAAGTGAATATGGCTAA
- a CDS encoding MlaE family ABC transporter permease, whose product MKFPRWLKRLGSSLLIGGQAIASTTKGSINKSDLIDQLMEAGPASFIIVLITGVSAGTVFNIQVAAELSRQGVGSEVGGLLAIGLSREIAPLLTATLLTGKVATAYAAQLGTMKVTEQIDAITMLQTDPVDYLVVPRVIAMVIMAPLQCLLFFTVALWSGQISSTAFYNIPSNVFWNSVKEWLASSDIPFMLVKAVVFGLLIAVIACGWGLTTRGGAKEVGTSTTGAVVMTLLSVSLVDVLLTKILFG is encoded by the coding sequence ATGAAATTTCCTCGCTGGCTAAAAAGACTTGGTTCAAGCCTTCTTATAGGTGGACAAGCAATTGCTTCTACTACTAAGGGCAGTATCAACAAATCTGATCTAATAGATCAATTAATGGAGGCAGGCCCTGCAAGCTTCATTATTGTTTTAATAACTGGAGTTTCAGCAGGTACTGTCTTTAACATTCAAGTTGCTGCTGAGCTAAGCAGACAAGGGGTGGGATCAGAAGTCGGAGGTTTGCTTGCTATTGGATTGTCTAGAGAAATAGCACCACTACTTACAGCCACCCTGTTAACGGGGAAGGTGGCGACTGCATATGCTGCACAACTTGGAACAATGAAAGTTACTGAGCAAATTGACGCTATAACTATGTTGCAAACAGACCCAGTTGACTATCTTGTAGTCCCTCGAGTTATTGCGATGGTAATAATGGCTCCTTTGCAGTGTTTACTATTTTTTACTGTTGCTTTATGGAGTGGTCAAATAAGCAGCACTGCTTTCTACAACATCCCATCAAATGTGTTCTGGAATTCTGTTAAAGAATGGTTAGCTTCGAGCGACATTCCATTCATGCTGGTAAAAGCAGTTGTATTCGGCCTATTAATCGCCGTCATCGCCTGCGGTTGGGGACTTACCACTCGTGGTGGCGCCAAAGAAGTTGGCACCAGTACAACCGGTGCCGTAGTAATGACTTTGCTAAGTGTCTCCTTAGTTGATGTTTTATTAACCAAAATCCTTTTCGGCTGA
- a CDS encoding MFS transporter, which yields MVSYGLGDAGTGLAATQLGFYLFPFFTGVAGLPAFIAGSLLMVIKIWDAVNDPLIGWLSDHTNSRWGPRLPWMIGAAVPLGLSLSAIWWVPPGDTSEKTIYYIAITILLMTAYTSVNLPFAALSTELTQNTAIRTRLNAARFTGSILAGLSGLIIAAKLLTNGGDGYILMGRITGSLAAVFTLISCWGLAPFAKKARKPMQKREPLHFQIKRILKNKRFIQIICLYLLLWCGLQLMQTVSLIYLEQVMKVPIEISKWIPIPFQVSALFGLQFWSIHSIKYSRINSLKKGGLIWIGACLIAMILPPISSGLYIENIFAINSLEIYKMLLLVITILFVGFGASTAYLIPWSLLPDAIDADPEKPAGIYTAWMVLIQKLGIGLSVQLLGLLLSFSGYISTNNCLNNNNCLTQPDSAIATIRMSMGLIPSILVGIGLFIMKDWVDNKSLLETTN from the coding sequence ATGGTTTCATATGGCCTTGGGGATGCTGGGACAGGCTTAGCTGCAACTCAACTTGGCTTCTACCTTTTCCCATTCTTCACAGGAGTAGCTGGTTTACCTGCATTTATAGCAGGTTCCTTGTTAATGGTTATTAAAATTTGGGATGCTGTTAATGATCCACTTATTGGTTGGCTAAGTGATCATACAAATTCCAGATGGGGGCCTAGGCTACCTTGGATGATTGGCGCAGCTGTTCCCTTAGGCTTAAGTCTTTCAGCTATTTGGTGGGTTCCACCAGGCGACACAAGTGAAAAAACAATCTATTACATAGCAATAACTATCCTTTTGATGACTGCTTACACAAGTGTCAATTTACCTTTTGCTGCCTTATCAACAGAATTAACTCAAAATACTGCTATTAGAACTCGACTTAACGCAGCTAGATTTACTGGATCAATTCTAGCCGGTTTAAGTGGTCTAATTATCGCTGCAAAATTATTAACTAATGGTGGCGACGGTTATATTTTAATGGGTAGGATTACAGGCTCACTTGCTGCAGTTTTTACGTTAATTTCTTGCTGGGGGCTTGCCCCATTTGCAAAGAAAGCAAGAAAACCAATGCAAAAGCGAGAACCTTTGCATTTTCAAATAAAAAGAATACTTAAAAACAAACGTTTTATTCAAATAATATGCTTGTATCTCCTACTATGGTGCGGACTCCAATTAATGCAAACAGTTTCGTTAATATACCTTGAACAAGTTATGAAAGTACCAATAGAAATTTCAAAATGGATCCCCATACCCTTTCAAGTAAGTGCTCTTTTTGGGCTACAATTTTGGAGCATTCACTCCATTAAATACTCAAGGATTAATTCACTAAAGAAAGGTGGCTTGATATGGATTGGAGCATGCTTAATTGCAATGATTTTACCTCCAATCTCATCTGGTTTATATATAGAAAATATTTTCGCTATAAATAGTTTAGAAATATATAAAATGCTCCTACTAGTTATAACAATCTTATTTGTAGGTTTTGGAGCCTCAACAGCATATTTAATACCATGGTCTCTACTCCCAGATGCAATAGATGCTGACCCGGAAAAGCCTGCAGGTATTTACACAGCGTGGATGGTTTTAATACAAAAACTTGGAATCGGGTTAAGTGTTCAACTGCTCGGCTTGCTTTTGTCATTTTCAGGCTATATCTCAACCAACAATTGTTTAAATAACAACAACTGTCTAACACAGCCTGATAGCGCTATAGCAACAATAAGAATGAGCATGGGGTTAATTCCTTCAATATTAGTAGGTATAGGACTATTCATAATGAAGGACTGGGTTGACAACAAATCACTTCTTGAGACTACTAATTAA
- a CDS encoding DUF3119 family protein yields MFSNSSSLEKPKGEVILSPYHRLPILIIILGLILLVFPIGLWPPLTISGFGTFLLLQSFTLRLKFTSEELVVLQLGREIRRFPFKNWIAWRILLPALPGLLYFREEASPHLLPILFDTTMLKEQLKLHVGNLEIHAEKVESSSQ; encoded by the coding sequence ATGTTTTCCAATTCTTCCTCTCTAGAAAAACCCAAAGGAGAAGTTATCTTATCTCCTTACCATCGACTACCTATATTAATTATAATTCTAGGTCTAATCTTATTAGTGTTTCCTATTGGGCTATGGCCTCCTCTAACTATTAGTGGTTTCGGTACCTTTTTATTACTTCAATCTTTCACACTTAGATTAAAATTCACCTCAGAAGAGCTGGTAGTTTTACAATTAGGAAGAGAAATACGCCGGTTTCCTTTTAAAAATTGGATAGCCTGGAGAATTTTACTTCCAGCACTACCAGGACTACTTTATTTTCGCGAAGAAGCTAGTCCTCATTTATTACCAATCCTTTTTGATACAACAATGCTTAAAGAACAACTAAAATTACATGTAGGTAATCTTGAAATACATGCTGAAAAGGTAGAAAGCTCTAGCCAATAA
- the plsY gene encoding glycerol-3-phosphate 1-O-acyltransferase PlsY, whose product MEPSELFFGLICLGVSYFLGSIPTGFIFSKYLKGIDIRDVGSGSTGATNVLRHVGKKAALTVFLIDVGKGILSVLMAKLLTLSPTWQVFAGLASLSGHIWPIWLRWQGGKAVATGLGVFLGLSWQVGFASLCVFLAIFSSTKIVSISSLSAASSLPIFMLFILRGDEGSLAYVLASFAAMLLVFWRHRTNISRLMKGEETKVK is encoded by the coding sequence ATGGAACCATCCGAACTCTTTTTTGGTTTAATTTGCCTTGGCGTCAGCTATTTTCTTGGCTCAATTCCTACTGGCTTCATTTTTAGTAAATATCTAAAAGGTATAGACATTAGAGATGTTGGTTCTGGTTCAACAGGTGCAACAAATGTTTTAAGGCATGTAGGAAAGAAAGCAGCTTTAACAGTTTTCTTAATCGATGTTGGCAAAGGGATTCTCTCAGTTCTAATGGCAAAATTGTTAACACTAAGTCCTACATGGCAGGTTTTTGCAGGTCTTGCATCTTTGTCAGGCCATATATGGCCAATATGGTTGAGGTGGCAAGGAGGCAAGGCAGTAGCAACAGGTCTTGGTGTATTTCTAGGGTTATCATGGCAAGTAGGTTTTGCTTCTTTATGCGTTTTTCTTGCAATTTTTAGTTCAACTAAAATCGTCTCGATCTCTAGCCTATCTGCAGCTTCTAGTCTACCTATTTTTATGCTGTTTATCCTGAGAGGAGATGAAGGTTCACTTGCATACGTATTGGCAAGCTTTGCTGCAATGTTGTTGGTTTTTTGGAGACATAGAACAAATATAAGTCGTCTAATGAAAGGAGAAGAAACAAAAGTCAAATAA
- the tyrS gene encoding tyrosine--tRNA ligase translates to MLEELIKLPSWLNRGVVDLFPLTQVDDLGQNLSQRLRESSKNKIPLRVKLGIDPTASDIHLGHSILFRKLRAFQDAGHTAVLIIGDFTARIGDPTGKSKTRTQLSANEVDRNAKTYLEQLGHGECNETSLLDFQTPGRLEIRRNSEWLNNFDMVKTIDLLSNATVGQMLAKEDFSKRYSSGTPICLHEFLYPLLQGYDSVAVNADIELGGTDQKFNVAIGRDMQRLFGQQPQFGMLLPILIGLDGVQKMSKSLGNTVGLNEDALSMYSKLEKVPDELVDSYFTLLTNLEPSEISMDPREKQKLMALTVTSNIHGVSAAKAAQEDASKLVSGVQESLHDVPEISLSNITLPVKAFYLLSSIGLCVSSSDARRQIQGGAVRLDGNKILDPNVEFKNKDQLIGKVLQLGKKKFRRFAN, encoded by the coding sequence ATGCTGGAGGAGCTAATTAAATTACCAAGTTGGTTGAATCGTGGAGTTGTTGATTTATTCCCGTTGACTCAAGTTGATGATCTAGGCCAAAACTTATCGCAAAGGCTTAGGGAGTCTTCTAAAAACAAGATCCCTCTGAGAGTTAAGTTAGGTATTGACCCCACAGCTTCAGATATTCATTTGGGACATAGTATTTTATTTCGTAAGCTAAGAGCTTTTCAAGATGCAGGACACACAGCAGTTTTAATCATCGGAGACTTTACTGCTCGTATTGGAGATCCAACTGGTAAAAGTAAAACAAGGACCCAATTGTCGGCTAATGAAGTTGATAGGAATGCAAAAACATATTTGGAGCAACTTGGACACGGCGAATGCAATGAGACATCATTATTAGATTTTCAAACTCCTGGACGTTTAGAGATACGTAGAAATAGTGAATGGTTAAATAACTTTGACATGGTAAAGACCATTGATCTTCTAAGTAATGCCACTGTTGGTCAAATGCTTGCGAAGGAAGATTTCTCAAAGAGGTATAGTTCAGGCACTCCAATTTGCTTGCATGAGTTCCTTTACCCTCTCTTGCAAGGTTATGACTCTGTAGCAGTTAATGCCGATATAGAACTTGGGGGTACAGATCAGAAATTTAATGTAGCTATAGGACGAGATATGCAGCGTTTATTTGGGCAGCAACCTCAGTTTGGCATGTTGTTACCTATTCTTATAGGATTGGATGGTGTTCAGAAAATGAGTAAGAGCCTTGGTAATACTGTTGGCCTGAACGAAGATGCTCTTTCTATGTATTCAAAGTTAGAAAAGGTACCAGATGAATTAGTTGATAGCTACTTTACTTTGTTAACTAATTTAGAACCTAGTGAAATATCAATGGACCCTAGAGAGAAACAGAAATTGATGGCATTAACTGTCACATCAAACATTCATGGAGTATCTGCTGCCAAGGCTGCACAGGAAGATGCTTCAAAGCTTGTCTCAGGTGTGCAAGAATCCTTACATGATGTTCCTGAAATCTCTCTTTCAAATATCACATTGCCAGTAAAGGCTTTCTATTTACTAAGCTCTATTGGCTTATGCGTGAGCAGTAGTGATGCCAGACGTCAAATACAAGGAGGAGCAGTTCGTCTTGATGGCAATAAGATCTTAGATCCAAATGTTGAGTTTAAAAATAAAGATCAACTTATAGGAAAAGTTCTTCAATTGGGCAAGAAGAAGTTTAGACGTTTTGCTAATTAA
- a CDS encoding DUF3086 domain-containing protein → MTDSDLPNRNSTETDHTIDTKVPIDQEISLAKSKTEVQPSNSEQVERTSQEKSTSQIDPLLDLALKDIKNTRVELEQDISRLSERKSQIEQEVKSSFTGQSDDIARKVKGFQEYLSGALQDLVQSVEQLELVVSPVVVAPSPLDKNNETVEESVETISAVADTFKPDEELIRHCLSQFLGEPDFYAEPWKLRRSLENKDISLLEDWFFGMGGRGAQPSRGNRSKNILVAAALISVLGELYGDRFQVLVLASQPERLGEWRRGLQDALGLSREDFGPNSGIVLFERADGVIEKADRLEERNEVPLIIIDAAERSVEIPILQFPIWLAFAATADEIYLEEELI, encoded by the coding sequence ATGACTGACTCTGACCTCCCAAACAGAAATAGCACCGAAACAGATCACACTATTGATACAAAGGTTCCTATTGATCAAGAGATCTCTTTAGCAAAATCTAAAACGGAAGTACAACCTTCCAATAGTGAACAGGTAGAGAGAACCTCTCAAGAGAAGTCGACTAGTCAAATTGATCCGTTGTTAGATCTCGCACTCAAGGATATAAAGAACACAAGAGTCGAGCTAGAGCAAGATATATCTAGATTATCTGAAAGAAAGTCTCAGATTGAGCAAGAGGTTAAAAGTTCTTTTACAGGTCAATCCGACGATATCGCTAGAAAAGTAAAAGGGTTTCAAGAGTATCTATCAGGCGCCCTTCAAGATTTGGTCCAATCAGTTGAACAACTTGAGTTAGTAGTTAGCCCAGTGGTGGTAGCACCTTCTCCTTTAGATAAAAACAATGAAACAGTTGAAGAGTCCGTCGAGACAATATCTGCTGTAGCAGATACTTTCAAACCAGATGAAGAACTCATCAGACATTGTCTCAGCCAATTCCTAGGAGAGCCAGATTTTTATGCAGAACCATGGAAACTGCGCAGAAGTCTTGAGAACAAAGATATATCACTTCTTGAAGATTGGTTTTTCGGCATGGGTGGCCGGGGTGCACAACCAAGCAGAGGAAATAGGTCAAAAAATATTTTAGTAGCAGCTGCATTAATCTCTGTTCTTGGAGAGTTGTATGGAGATAGGTTCCAAGTACTTGTGCTAGCAAGTCAGCCAGAACGTCTAGGGGAATGGAGACGAGGCCTACAAGATGCGTTAGGTCTAAGCAGAGAAGACTTTGGTCCAAACAGTGGAATAGTTCTATTTGAAAGAGCTGATGGAGTAATTGAAAAGGCGGATAGGTTAGAAGAAAGAAATGAAGTTCCATTAATTATTATTGATGCAGCGGAAAGAAGTGTTGAGATACCTATCCTTCAATTTCCTATTTGGCTTGCTTTTGCAGCTACAGCAGATGAAATCTATTTAGAAGAAGAACTTATCTAA
- a CDS encoding DUF1825 family protein → MAFFESEIVQEEAKKLFTDYQNLMKLGSDYGKFDREGKKMFIGNMEELMDRYKVFMKRFELSEDFQAKMTVEQLRTQLSQFGITPEQMFDQMNLTLNKMKSQLDQSST, encoded by the coding sequence ATGGCTTTTTTTGAATCCGAAATTGTTCAGGAAGAAGCGAAGAAGCTTTTTACTGATTATCAAAATCTAATGAAGTTGGGCTCGGATTACGGAAAGTTTGATCGAGAAGGAAAAAAAATGTTCATCGGAAATATGGAGGAGTTAATGGATAGATATAAGGTTTTTATGAAAAGGTTTGAACTATCAGAGGATTTTCAGGCAAAGATGACAGTTGAGCAATTAAGAACCCAACTAAGTCAATTTGGTATTACACCAGAGCAAATGTTTGATCAAATGAATCTGACTCTAAATAAGATGAAATCACAACTTGATCAATCTTCTACCTAA
- a CDS encoding glycogen debranching protein, giving the protein MLTISNGKLVSKIYKGSPWPLGTSITKRGVNFSVACPKANYLELIIFKSEDDSLPKEVISLDETHKSGDYWHVEVEGLTIGCHYCYRIPTQKEVFKETRFSNKILLDPCSREISGWNVYDRNKAICSNENVGNCLKGVVSERKKFDFAAHPRPKHPWNKTIIYELHVGGFTNNIESGVPSSIKGTFLGLIEKIPYIKDLGITAIELLPVFAFDDSDSPAGLNNYWGYSPISWFAPHKGFIDTNCSLNAREQFRKLVEICHDNNIEIILDVVYNHTTEGGDRGPVISWKGFGDSTYYHKGEKGEYLDVTGCGNTIAANKPLTTQLILESMRCWANELGVDGFRFDLGISLSRGEYLHPLENPPLFEAIESDPFLSDLKLISEPWDCGGLYKISDFPAKRVMTWNGHFRDDIRKFWKGDKNTTWPLKDRLMGSPAIYKDKSKSSSKSINFITSHDGFTLKDLVSYNHKHNLSNGECNRDGENHNNSWNYGIEGPTTNKEIIAIRNRQQRNLFATLIFSPGIPMILMGDEVGRSQGGNNNSWCQNNPLGWMVWNQADEDEELKEFVKKTIYLRMQFSKIFNPLINLTSEKPASEKTEEIWLQWHGVKLSSPDWGSWSNTIGYSINESDSGSIIWIGLNAYNQKMTFQLPRPITPWVKVIDTGSRNDILQKDKHLSNQDQLELESKSFVLLVSERHSRKLRK; this is encoded by the coding sequence ATGCTTACTATTAGCAATGGAAAACTAGTGAGCAAAATCTATAAAGGGTCTCCATGGCCGCTAGGCACTAGCATAACCAAAAGAGGAGTCAATTTCTCAGTAGCTTGTCCGAAAGCTAATTATCTAGAACTTATTATATTTAAAAGTGAAGATGACTCTTTACCAAAAGAAGTAATTTCCCTGGATGAAACTCATAAATCTGGAGATTATTGGCATGTTGAAGTGGAAGGTTTGACTATAGGTTGCCATTACTGCTATAGGATTCCTACGCAAAAAGAAGTTTTTAAGGAAACAAGATTTTCAAACAAAATATTATTAGACCCTTGCTCCAGAGAAATTAGTGGATGGAATGTTTACGATCGTAATAAAGCGATTTGCTCGAATGAGAATGTTGGTAATTGCCTAAAGGGTGTTGTATCTGAAAGAAAAAAGTTTGACTTTGCAGCCCATCCACGTCCAAAACATCCCTGGAATAAAACTATTATTTATGAATTACATGTAGGCGGGTTTACAAATAATATTGAATCAGGAGTCCCCTCAAGCATCAAAGGAACTTTCCTTGGCTTAATTGAAAAAATTCCTTATATAAAGGATCTAGGCATTACTGCTATTGAGCTATTACCAGTTTTTGCATTTGATGATTCTGATTCACCTGCTGGACTTAATAATTATTGGGGGTATAGTCCTATAAGTTGGTTTGCACCTCATAAAGGATTCATTGATACAAATTGCTCCTTAAATGCAAGGGAGCAATTTCGCAAACTTGTAGAAATATGCCATGATAATAATATAGAAATAATATTAGATGTTGTATATAACCATACTACGGAAGGAGGTGATAGAGGTCCGGTAATTAGCTGGAAGGGATTTGGAGATTCAACTTATTACCATAAAGGAGAAAAAGGAGAGTATTTAGATGTTACTGGTTGTGGGAATACCATTGCTGCAAATAAACCTCTTACAACACAATTAATACTTGAATCAATGAGATGTTGGGCTAATGAATTAGGCGTAGATGGGTTTAGGTTTGATCTAGGAATATCTCTAAGTAGAGGAGAATACCTTCACCCTTTAGAGAATCCACCCCTTTTTGAAGCAATTGAAAGTGATCCATTTTTAAGTGATTTAAAACTAATTAGTGAACCGTGGGACTGTGGAGGACTTTATAAAATTTCTGATTTTCCAGCCAAACGAGTAATGACTTGGAATGGTCATTTTAGAGATGATATTCGCAAGTTTTGGAAAGGGGATAAAAATACTACTTGGCCTCTAAAAGATCGCCTAATGGGAAGTCCAGCTATTTACAAAGACAAAAGTAAAAGCTCTAGTAAGTCAATAAATTTTATAACTTCCCACGATGGTTTTACGCTTAAAGATTTAGTTAGTTATAACCATAAGCATAATCTCTCCAATGGAGAGTGTAATCGTGATGGAGAGAATCACAACAATAGTTGGAATTATGGAATAGAAGGGCCAACTACGAATAAGGAAATCATTGCAATTAGGAATCGGCAGCAAAGAAATCTTTTTGCAACTCTTATTTTTTCTCCAGGGATTCCAATGATCTTAATGGGAGATGAAGTGGGTAGAAGTCAAGGAGGGAATAATAATTCCTGGTGTCAAAATAACCCTCTTGGTTGGATGGTCTGGAATCAAGCAGATGAAGATGAAGAGTTGAAAGAATTTGTCAAAAAAACTATTTATCTACGTATGCAATTTTCAAAAATCTTCAATCCTTTAATAAATCTAACATCAGAGAAACCAGCTTCAGAAAAAACTGAAGAGATATGGCTGCAATGGCATGGGGTAAAGCTGTCGTCACCAGATTGGGGTAGCTGGTCCAACACAATTGGCTATAGCATTAATGAAAGTGATAGTGGCTCAATAATTTGGATTGGGTTAAACGCCTATAACCAAAAAATGACCTTTCAATTGCCTCGCCCTATTACACCTTGGGTCAAAGTTATTGATACCGGCTCAAGGAATGACATTCTTCAGAAAGACAAGCATCTTTCTAATCAAGATCAACTTGAACTTGAAAGCAAAAGCTTCGTGTTATTAGTTTCCGAACGACATTCCAGGAAGCTCAGAAAATGA